One Acidobacteriota bacterium genomic window, ACCCTCGCGGGCTCCGACTGCTTGAGGGAGACTCGTTCCTCCTGTTGCTCAGTCCTTCGCCGGAGCACAAGTCGCGAAAACATTCGTATCGCGTGGTACGTGGCGTTGCGGGCGCCAGGGAGCTTCCGCTGGAGGGCGCCGACGCGGTGGTGCAGCCGCTTCAGGTTCTCGCCGCGATCCAGGACCTCGACGACGACGGTCGCCGCTGGGATGAGATGTGGCGGTTGTTCGAGGAGGATTCGCCGCTGCTGATCGAGACGTCGCTGGCGCAGTCCATCAAGTTCTCCCGCGTGCGGGCCGATCACCTGGACGTGGTCCGTCCCTTACTGGAGCATCCGGAGGCCGACATCCGGCGCCGCACGGCCGAGATCATCCGTCTGATCGTCAAGAGGACCGGGGCGCAAAACCTGGAGGACGGAGCCAGCGTGCGAAATGAACTGGTCTCGACCGCCCGTCGAGATCCCGCCATCGACGTCCGCGCCGCGGCGACGGAGGCGCTCAGCGTCTTCGACGGCTCGGTGATCGACGATATTCTCCGAGAGATCGCCGAGACCGATCCGGAACAGATGGTCCGCTACATCGCTCAGAAAGCGCTGATTGAGCGGCGTCCTGGGTCGTAAATGCCGTCAATTGACTTCGCAGCCCCTCGTTCCTATGATTTCTAGGAGAGTCTGGGCCTTCCTTTCCGAGGTTTCCATCCGTGGGTAAGAACCCGTTCCAGAATTTCGTCGTCCGCTTTGAGCCGGGACAACGGATCTACGACGAGGGCGATATCGGCGCGACGATGTACATCGTCCAGACCGGACGGGTCCAGCTATTCCGAGAGTCGAAAGGCGATCGGCGCGTCCTCGGCGAGATGGAGAAGGGTGACTTTTTTGGCGAGATGTCCATCCTCGAGGGTCTGCCAAGAAATTCGGTGGCCGAGGCCGTCGAGCCCGCCGACCTGATCGAGATCAGCAGTTCCACTTTCGACAAGATGATCAAGGGGAACATCGAGATCGCCGTCCGTCTTCTCCGCAAGCTCTCGATCCGACTGCGAGAGTCCGAGCGCCAACTGGATGAGCTGCGGGTCGCAGGAACCGCGGCGGCCGTCCAGATCGCCGCAACGCCGGCATCGTCGCCGGCGGTGAGCGTCACGACCGGCATCCGTCTCGTCACCGAAGACGAGACGATCGCGTTCGCGCTCAAGCAGGACGAGACCCTGATCGGTCGATTCGATCCGGTCACGGAATTGACACCCGACGTCGACCTGACGGAGTGCGATCTCAAACGAAGCGTGTCCCGACGACACGCGCGTGTTGTCCGAACCGACGACGGCTACGCGTTGGTCGAGGAGGTCGGAGCGCTGAACGGGACCTTCGTCAAGGGCGAGAAACTCGAGCCCGGACACCCGCATCCGATTGCCGACGGCGACAGCCTTGCCGTCGGCATGGTGCAACTCGTGTTCCGCACCTGATGGTCTCCCGCTGGATTCGTTTCGCGATCTTGATGTTCGTATGCACGACATCGTTCGCGGGCGGAACGAGTCCACGCACTCTGGTCTACGAGGTCGTCTACGCCGACGGCTCGGGGAACGAGCGGTTTCGTTCCGACGCGGTTCACTGGGTACGGACGGAACTCGCCAAGGGTGGCTGTTTCGAATCCATCCGGGAACGAGACGACGAGCCGATCGAGGACGGCCAACTGCGGCTTCAGATCGTGCTCGGCTACTTCGATGACGAGGTCAGCTACGACTACTCCATCGCCGAGCGTTTCGATCCGACCGCACCTCCGGTCGACGAGAGGCGAATGGGGGCGCGTCAAGAACTCGACATCGGCTTGAACCTGTTCGATGACGCGACCGAGACGATGCTCCGTTACGAACGGCGACGCATCGTCACCTCCCACCGACCGATCATCACGGAAGATGCGCGGGAGGTGAGCCGGGAGGAGATGGTGCGCGAGGTCGGGCGACGCACCCGTCTGTGGCTCTGCAGGGTGTCTCCTGCGAAGCTCGAAAAGACCATCACCAAGGCCCTCGGCAGCCCCGACGCGCGTTGATCCGGTTGTCGGGCGCGTGATAGAGTCTGGCCGGTCTACACCTGCCGAGAGTCCTTAACGCCCATGTCCCAGAAACGTCGACCCCGGGTTCTCTCCGGAATGCGTCCCACCGGACCGTTGCATCTCGGCCATCTGGTCGGTGCGCTGGATAACTGGGTCGAGATGCAGGACGACCACGACTGTTTCTTCGCGATCGTCGATTGGCACGCGTTGACGACGGACTACGCCGACCCGTCCCAGATCCGACAGAACACACGAGAGATCGCTCTGGACTGGTTAGCCGCCGGCCTGGACCCGGAACGCTGCCAGATCTTCGTGCAATCCGACGTCCCCGAACATGCCGAACTCCATCTGCTGTTGTCGATGATCGTGCCGATCTCGTGGCTCGAGCGCGTCCCGACGTACAAGGAACAACAGGAGGCCCTGCGGGAACGAGAACTGAACACCTACGGCTTTCTCGGTTACCCACTCCTTCAGGCGGCGGACATCCTGATCTATCGAGCGAACCAGGTCCCCGTGGGCGAGGACCAGGTGCCCCATCTGGAACTGACCCGTGAGATCGCCCGACGCTTCAACCATCTTTACAAGAAGACCTTCCCCGAACCCCAACCGAAGTTGACCCGCTCGCCTCGACTGCCGGGGACCGACGGGCGGAAGATGTCGAAGTCCTACGGGAACGCGATCTTCCTCGGCGATACGCCAAAGCAGATCGGCAAGAAGTTGGCCGGGATGCTGACCGACCCCCAACGGACCCATCGTCATTTGCCGGGGAACCCCGATGTCTGCCCGGTCTTCGATACCCACAAGGTGTTCTCCAGTGACGAGACCCTGGCGTGGGCCGATGCCGGCTGTCGGAGCGCCGAGATCGGCTGTGTCGACTGCAAGGGTCGGCTGCGGGATCGGATCCTCGAACGGGTCGGCCCCATTGGAGAGCGTCGGCGGGAGCTGGCCGACCACCCCGAACAAGTCGATGAGATCCTCGCCGCAGGCGCCGAGACCGCTCGACGGGTGGCGGGTAGTACCATGGTGTCGGTCCGCAAGGCGATGAAGGTGCACCGATGAGCGACGTCGAACCCACGACCGGCGAGAACACGAAGGCCTCTGCCTATCACGGCCATCGTGTCCACGTGGGCTCGTTCGACGGTCCCCTCGACTTGCTACTTCATCTCGTGCGAATCAACGAGGTCGAGATCGTCGACCTGCCGGTCGTAGAGATCACAGAGCAGTACAACGCCCATCTGGAGATGATGCGGGACTTCAATCTCGAAGTTGCCGGCGAGTACCTCGTGATGGCGGCGACGCTGATGCACATCAAGTCGCGGATGCTGCTGCCTCCCGACCCCGAGGCGGAAGGGGAGGAGGGCGCCGAGGATCCCCGCGCCGAACTGGCCCAACAGCTCCTCGAGTACCAGCGCTTCAAGCAAGCCGCCGAGACACTCCAGGCGATGGATAGCCGACGTCAGTTGATCTGGACCCGAGACCGTGTCGCCGAGGAATTCGCCGACGAGGAGATGCTGTCGGTCGAGATGTTCGATCTGCTCACCGCGTTTCGCTCGCTCCTGGGTCGCCTCGGAGACGAGGCCCGCCTACAGCTTCGCCGCGACACGGTTTCCGTGGCCGACAAGATCCAGTGGCTCACCGATCTCTTGGAGCGACGTTCATCGATCAATCTGCTGGAACTGATCGCCGATCTTCCGACCCGACTCGACCGCATCGCAGCGTTCCTTGCGCTCCTCGAAATGCTCCGGTTACAGTTGGCCGCCGCGTTCCAACGATCGATCTCCGGGGAGATCCGCATCGTTGCGGTGGATCCTCGCGATCGTGCGCAGACGGAGTTCTCGGAGACCACGGACACCGACCTGGGAGACGACTCGTGAGTGAGACCAAACACCCGGCCAAGGATCAGTGGCCCGCGACCATCGGTGCCGTCCTGTTTGCATCCGGGGAGCCGGTCTCCCTCGGCGAGCTGACGGACGCTCTCGGAGCCGACGAGAAACGGGATGTCGAGACCGCCCTCGACGAGCTCTCGAAGGCCTTGAAGATCGCCGGTCTCGGGTTACGTGTGGAGAAGATTGCCGGCGGCTACCAGCTGGCCACGGAGTCCTCCGTCGGCGAATGGGTGCGTACCTTCTTCCGCCAACGGAACCGTGCCCGCCTGACCCCCGCCGCCCTCGAGACCCTCGCCATCGTCGCCTACCGACAACCCGTCACGGCGCCGGAGATTCAGAGCATCCGCGGCAAGGATCCGTCGGCGGCGCTGAAGAGCCTGCTGGACAAGAAGATGTTGCGCGTCCTGGGCAAGAAGAAGGTCGTCGGCAATCCGCTGCTCTACGGAACGTCCCGGACGTTCCTGCTGCACTTCGGGCTGGACTCGCTCAAGGAGCTTCCGGAGTTGGCGGACTTCGAAGAGTTCGTCGGCGTGTTCGACGAAGGGGCTCTCGGTCCGTTCCAGGTCTCCACATCCGGCGAAGCCGAGGCACTTCCTGCCCCTGAGGAAGAGCCCGGCCAACCGACATCTCACTGATTCGGTCGACGTTGAAACAACGATTGAATAAGGCGCTGGCCCATGCCGGGCTGAGTTCCCGCCGCGGCGCCGATCGGCTGATCGACGAGGGTCGAGTCACCGTCAACGGCGAGGTCGTGCAAGACCTCGGACGACAGGTCGACCTGGACACCGACGCGGTGAAGGTCGATGGACGACGGATCGGAGCGGCGCCATCGACGCCGCTCTACCTGATCCTCAACAAACCCCGAGAGGTCGTGACCAGCCTGTCGGATCCCGAGGGTCGTCGGACGGTCGCGGATCTGATGCGCGGGGTCGGACGTCGGGTCTACCCCGTGGGTCGCCTGGACTACCACTCGGACGGCTTGATCCTGATGACCGACGACGGTGAGCTGGCCCGGGATCTCATGCACCCCCGCTCGTCGGTCCCCAAGGTCTATCGGATCAAGGTACGCGGCGTGCCGCAGCAGCAAGATCTGGATCGGATCCAGAAGGGGATGATCCTGGACGGTCGGCGGACACTCCCTGCGGCGGTCCGCCTACTCCGCAAGGAACGGAACAGCTGGCTGGAAATCGTGCTTCATGAGGGTCGAAACCGACAGCTGCGTCGGATGATGGCCAGCATCGGCCACCCCATTTCCAGGCTCACGCGGATCGCTCTGGGTGGGGTCCGTCTGGGGGATTTGCCCACGGGAGCCTTCAGAGAGCTGTCCGCGGCCGAGGTCTCCCGACTGCGCCGATCCGTCGTCCCCAAGGGGGCGTCCAAGCAGCCCTCCGGGAAGCCGCCCAGAGATACCCCGCATCGCCGTAATTGACTGACAGCGCGGAGCTTCTTGACAGTCTCGCCGCCCTTCTCTAGAGTGACGGTTCGCTGGCGCCATCGTCGTGTCCAGCACCCCAGAAGAAACCGATGGGGACGGGATCCAGAGCCCGTGTCTGCGGGTCATGGTCCACGTGGAGGCTGAAGTAAGCGTCATGGAAACACCGAACGATTCTGAATTGAAACCCACCGAGATCGTCGAAGCGGCCGAGGCCCCTGCGGCCGAGCCCGAAAACCCCGAGGGTGCCCACGGCATCCACGTCGAGGAGATCGACGACTTCGCCGCCGTCCTTGCCGAGTTCGAGGCAGGCGCCAAGGCGGTCAAGGAAGGGGACGTGGTGATCGGCACCGTGCTCCGCGTCCTTGAGAAAGAAGTCGTGGTCGATGTCGGCTACAAGTCGGAAGGGGTCATCGATCTCGACGAGTTCCGGCAGGTCGATGGCAGCATCAAAGTCGACATCGGAGACAAGGTCGACGTCCTCCTCGAGAAGACGGAGAACAACGACGGCTACGTGGTCCTCTCGAAGGAGAAGGCCGAGAAGCTCAAGGTCTGGGATGCCGTCGAGAAGGCGTACGAGAAAGACGAACCTGTCGATGGACGGGTCATCGATCGCATCAAGGGCGGCCTCAAGGTCGACATCGGCTTGCCGGCATTCCTGCCGGGCTCGCTGGTCGACGTTCGCCCGGTCCGCAACCTCGAGTCCATGATCGGGAACACCTACCCGATGAAGGTCATCAAGGTCAACAAACGACGTGGCAACATCGTCCTCTCCCGCAAGGCGGTCCTGGAGGTCGAGAACGCTTCGAAGAAGAAGAAGACCCTCGAGGATCTCGAAGAGGGCAAGATCCTTCGTGGCGTCGTCAAGAACCTGACCGAGTACGGTGCCTTCATCGACCTCGGCGGGATCGACGGACTCCTTCACATCACCGACATCTCCTGGGGTCGTATCAATCACCCGTCGGAGAAGTTCCAGATCGGCGACGAGTTGGACGTCATCGTCCTTAAATTCGATCGCGAGAAAGAACGCGTCTCGCTTGGCTTCAAGCAGCTCCAGGAAGATCCCTGGGAGAACGCACCGATGAACTACCCGCCGCGGTCCCGAATCCGCGGCAAGGTTGTCAGCCTCACGGACTACGGCGCTTTCGTCGAGGTCGAAGAGGGGATCGAGGGTCTGATCCATGTCTCCGAGATGTCCTGGACCAAGCGGGTCAAGCATCCGTCGAAGGTCCTGAACATCAGCGACTGGGTCGAGTGTGTCGTCCTGGAAATCGATCAGGAGGGACGTCGTCTCTCCCTCGGCCTCAAGCAGACGGAACCCAACCCGTGGGATCTCATCGGCTCCAAGTACCGCATCGGCGATCGGATCACCGGCACGGTTCGCAACATCACCGACTTCGGCGCATTCATCGAGGTCGAGGATGGCATCGACGGGCTGGTGCATATCTCCGACCTGTCGTGGACCACACGCGTCAAGCATCCCAGCGAGGTCCTCAACAAGGGCGACAGCGTCGATGCCGTCGTCCTCAAGATCGACTCCGAGAACCAACGGCTCTCCCTGGGGGTCAAGCAGACCCAGCCCAACGTCCTGGACGAGTTCTTCCAGCACCACGGGATCGGTAGCATCCTGCGCGGCAAGGTCACCCGGCTCGCAGAATTCGGCGCGTTCGTCGAAGTCTTCGAAGGGGTCGAGGGGCTGGTCCACGTGTCGGAGCTTTCGACGGAGCGTGTCGAGAACCCCGAGGACAGCTTCTCGGTCGGCCAGGAAGTACGGGTCAAGGTCATCAAGCTGGATCCCGTCGAGAAGAAGATCGGTCTCTCCGTGAAGGCAGCCGTCGGCGAGCCCGAGACGGAATCGGTCCAGGCCTACTTCGAGGCTCAGCCGAGCGACGGCAGCGCCACCCTGGGTGACCTGATGGATCCGACCCTCTTCGCCAAGAGCGGGGAGACGGCGGAGACACCCGCGGAGACGACCGACGACGCTGCGGACGAGACGCCCAGCGACGACGGCGACGACGGCGACGACGACGACAAGAAAACAAAGACTCCCGCCGAGGGTGACGCCTGATTCGAACGGTCTAGATCCGTTGAGCTTTGAGAGGGTTGCATGACGAAGGCGGACCTTGTGGACGAGGTGGTCCGGGTATCCCGGGTCAGTAAGAAACACGCCGAGATTATCGTCAACACCGTCTTCTCTTCCATCGTGGAAGCGCTCCACCGGGAAGACAAGATCGAGCTGCGTGGCTTCGGTAGCTTTCGGGTGCGACGGCGTCGTTCTCGACAGGGCCGGAATCCCAAGACCGGGGATCGGGTGGAAGTTCCGGAGAAGCGGATTCCGTACTTCAAGCCCGGTAAGGAACTGAAGGATCTCATCAATCACGATGAGGACGCCGCAGTGGCGACGGAACATGACGACTCTCCACAGAGCTGACTCCGGTCGGTACCACATCGAGACGTGGGGGTGTCAGATGAACCTCCACGACTCGGAGAAGCTGGCCGGCGCTCTCGAGCGGAACGGCTATGTGCGGGCCGGCTCGGCCGAGGATGCCGACGTCATCCTGCTGAACACCTGCTCGATCCGGGAGAAGGCCGCCGAGAAGGTCTTCTCCGAACTGGGTCGACTCAAGCAACTCAAGGACGGCAACCCCAACCTGTTGCTGGGGGTCTGCG contains:
- a CDS encoding HEAT repeat domain-containing protein → MMIVVVLALLQTALGVEARQAPLDHYEWMAVAPIVVGATSLGENGKFVEIEITHRIRGDVKVGAMLSIDVKHTNRNRSRTVNPRGLRLLEGDSFLLLLSPSPEHKSRKHSYRVVRGVAGARELPLEGADAVVQPLQVLAAIQDLDDDGRRWDEMWRLFEEDSPLLIETSLAQSIKFSRVRADHLDVVRPLLEHPEADIRRRTAEIIRLIVKRTGAQNLEDGASVRNELVSTARRDPAIDVRAAATEALSVFDGSVIDDILREIAETDPEQMVRYIAQKALIERRPGS
- a CDS encoding cyclic nucleotide-binding domain-containing protein; its protein translation is MGKNPFQNFVVRFEPGQRIYDEGDIGATMYIVQTGRVQLFRESKGDRRVLGEMEKGDFFGEMSILEGLPRNSVAEAVEPADLIEISSSTFDKMIKGNIEIAVRLLRKLSIRLRESERQLDELRVAGTAAAVQIAATPASSPAVSVTTGIRLVTEDETIAFALKQDETLIGRFDPVTELTPDVDLTECDLKRSVSRRHARVVRTDDGYALVEEVGALNGTFVKGEKLEPGHPHPIADGDSLAVGMVQLVFRT
- the trpS gene encoding tryptophan--tRNA ligase yields the protein MSQKRRPRVLSGMRPTGPLHLGHLVGALDNWVEMQDDHDCFFAIVDWHALTTDYADPSQIRQNTREIALDWLAAGLDPERCQIFVQSDVPEHAELHLLLSMIVPISWLERVPTYKEQQEALRERELNTYGFLGYPLLQAADILIYRANQVPVGEDQVPHLELTREIARRFNHLYKKTFPEPQPKLTRSPRLPGTDGRKMSKSYGNAIFLGDTPKQIGKKLAGMLTDPQRTHRHLPGNPDVCPVFDTHKVFSSDETLAWADAGCRSAEIGCVDCKGRLRDRILERVGPIGERRRELADHPEQVDEILAAGAETARRVAGSTMVSVRKAMKVHR
- a CDS encoding segregation/condensation protein A; translation: MSDVEPTTGENTKASAYHGHRVHVGSFDGPLDLLLHLVRINEVEIVDLPVVEITEQYNAHLEMMRDFNLEVAGEYLVMAATLMHIKSRMLLPPDPEAEGEEGAEDPRAELAQQLLEYQRFKQAAETLQAMDSRRQLIWTRDRVAEEFADEEMLSVEMFDLLTAFRSLLGRLGDEARLQLRRDTVSVADKIQWLTDLLERRSSINLLELIADLPTRLDRIAAFLALLEMLRLQLAAAFQRSISGEIRIVAVDPRDRAQTEFSETTDTDLGDDS
- the scpB gene encoding SMC-Scp complex subunit ScpB, which encodes MSETKHPAKDQWPATIGAVLFASGEPVSLGELTDALGADEKRDVETALDELSKALKIAGLGLRVEKIAGGYQLATESSVGEWVRTFFRQRNRARLTPAALETLAIVAYRQPVTAPEIQSIRGKDPSAALKSLLDKKMLRVLGKKKVVGNPLLYGTSRTFLLHFGLDSLKELPELADFEEFVGVFDEGALGPFQVSTSGEAEALPAPEEEPGQPTSH
- a CDS encoding rRNA pseudouridine synthase — translated: MKQRLNKALAHAGLSSRRGADRLIDEGRVTVNGEVVQDLGRQVDLDTDAVKVDGRRIGAAPSTPLYLILNKPREVVTSLSDPEGRRTVADLMRGVGRRVYPVGRLDYHSDGLILMTDDGELARDLMHPRSSVPKVYRIKVRGVPQQQDLDRIQKGMILDGRRTLPAAVRLLRKERNSWLEIVLHEGRNRQLRRMMASIGHPISRLTRIALGGVRLGDLPTGAFRELSAAEVSRLRRSVVPKGASKQPSGKPPRDTPHRRN
- a CDS encoding 30S ribosomal protein S1 → MSSTPEETDGDGIQSPCLRVMVHVEAEVSVMETPNDSELKPTEIVEAAEAPAAEPENPEGAHGIHVEEIDDFAAVLAEFEAGAKAVKEGDVVIGTVLRVLEKEVVVDVGYKSEGVIDLDEFRQVDGSIKVDIGDKVDVLLEKTENNDGYVVLSKEKAEKLKVWDAVEKAYEKDEPVDGRVIDRIKGGLKVDIGLPAFLPGSLVDVRPVRNLESMIGNTYPMKVIKVNKRRGNIVLSRKAVLEVENASKKKKTLEDLEEGKILRGVVKNLTEYGAFIDLGGIDGLLHITDISWGRINHPSEKFQIGDELDVIVLKFDREKERVSLGFKQLQEDPWENAPMNYPPRSRIRGKVVSLTDYGAFVEVEEGIEGLIHVSEMSWTKRVKHPSKVLNISDWVECVVLEIDQEGRRLSLGLKQTEPNPWDLIGSKYRIGDRITGTVRNITDFGAFIEVEDGIDGLVHISDLSWTTRVKHPSEVLNKGDSVDAVVLKIDSENQRLSLGVKQTQPNVLDEFFQHHGIGSILRGKVTRLAEFGAFVEVFEGVEGLVHVSELSTERVENPEDSFSVGQEVRVKVIKLDPVEKKIGLSVKAAVGEPETESVQAYFEAQPSDGSATLGDLMDPTLFAKSGETAETPAETTDDAADETPSDDGDDGDDDDKKTKTPAEGDA
- a CDS encoding integration host factor subunit beta translates to MTKADLVDEVVRVSRVSKKHAEIIVNTVFSSIVEALHREDKIELRGFGSFRVRRRRSRQGRNPKTGDRVEVPEKRIPYFKPGKELKDLINHDEDAAVATEHDDSPQS